The Marinomonas maritima genome segment ACTGGTGACGAGATTCATACCAGTATGCAAGCCGGACCATTTTTGCCAAAAGATCAGATTAAAAATCAGCCTTGGATTCAAGCGTATGAAAATCGCAACGTAGACATCGGCTTGCAGTGTGGTTTGCCGGGTAAAGCACAGATTGGTAAAGGCATGTGGGCCATGCCAGATGAAATGGCGGCGATGATGGAAGCGAAAATTGCGCACCCAAAAGCAGGCGCCAACACGGCTTGGGTGCCTTCCCCTACTGCGGCGACGCTGCATGCGCTGCATTACCATCAAATAAATGTGTTTGACGTGCAGGAGCGAATTAAGTCGCGTCCTAAAGCGAATCTAACAGATTTGCTCACGATTCCGACCATTCCTCACAACTTGACCTTATCAAACCAAGTGATTGAGCGAGAAGTTGAGAACAATGTACAAGGCTTGTTGGGCTATGTAGTGCGCTGGGTAGAAGCGGGTGTTGGTTGCTCCAAAGTGCCAGACATCAATAACGTGGGTTTGATGGAAGATCGCGCCACCTTACGTATCTCCAGCCAACATTTAGCTAATTGGCTGCTGCATGGAATTTGCGATAAAGCACAGGTAGATAACGTGATGCAGCGCATGGCCGTCGTTGTTGATGAGCAAAACAAAAACACCCAAGGCTATCGCCCGATGATGTCTCATGAATCAAAGAATACCGGGTCATCAAGCCTCGCGTTCAAAGCAGCACAAGACTTGATTTACAAAGGTGTTATTCAGCCTAACGGTTACACCGAGCCATTGCTTCATGCTTATCGCGTGCAGATGAAAGAAACGAGTTAAGCGAGCGAATTGAAAAAGTTTAAACATTTGAGCGTTACAAATTGATTAATTTAGACAACCTAAAAAGTGAGAAATGCTATGCAAACTTATAACAATAAAACCCAGCAAGCGAGTAATACAATCAATCAACAAGGCCCAACGTGGGCGGCAATGAACCCTGAGTTTGTGGCTAGAATGCAATTGCAAAACCGCTTTAATACGGGTTTAGATATCGCCAAATACACCGCTAAAATTATGCGTGAAGACATGGCTAGTTACGACAAAGACTCAGCAAATTACACTCAGTCTTTGGGTTGCTGGCATGGTTTTATCGGTCAACAGAAAATGATTTCGATTAAGAAACATTTTGGCACTACACGCAGTCGTTACTTGTACTTGTCAGGTTGGATGGTCGCGGCGATGCGCTCTGAATTTGGACCTTTGCCGGACCAGTCTATGCATGAAAAAACCTCAGTGCCAGCCTTGATCGAAGAATTATATACTTTCTTGAAGCAGGCCGATGCTCGTGAACTACAGCATCTATTCAAAGAAATGGATGACGCAAGAGAAGCAGGTGACCAAGTCCGCGAGCAAGCAGCGCAGAATAAAATTGATAACTTTGAAACGCACGTTGTACCTATAATCGCAGACATTGATGCCGGCTTTGGCAACGAAGAAGCCACTTATCTGTTGGCGAAAAAGATGATTGAAGCAGGCGCTTGCTGTATTCAGATCGAAAACCAAGTGTCGGACGCGAAACAATGCGGACATCAAGATGGTAAAGTAACCGTGCCCCACGAAGACTTTTTGGCGAAAATTAACGCAGTGCGTTATGCCTTTATGGAGCTGGGTGTAGACGATGGTGTCATCGTTGCGCGTACTGATTCTTTGGGTGCAGGTTTGACGCAAAAGATCCCAGTTTCACAAACGGCTGGTGATTTGGCTGAGCAATACAATGCTTTTATAGACGGTGAAGAAGTGACGTCTCTTGAGCAAATGAAATCTGGCGATATGGCGATCAAACTGGGCGATCGTTTGATTAAGCCAACTCGCTTAGCGAATGGTTTGGTGCGTTTTAAACCGAATACCGGTGAAGACCGCGTGGTATTGGATTGCATTACGTCTTTGCAAAACGGAGCAGACTTATTGTGGATCGAAACGGAAAAGCCACACATAGGCCAAATCGCGTCGATTGTGAATCGTATTCGTGACGTGATGCCAAATGCCAAATTGGTTTATAACAACAGCCCATCATTTAACTGGACGCTTAACTTCCGTCAGCAAGTGTTTGATGCATGGTTAGCGGAAGGCAAGGACGTAGCGCAATATCAACGTGAGAAATTGATGTCACAAGACTATGACGCCACACCATTGGCGGCCGAAGCAGATGAGCGCATTCGTTGTTTCCAAAAAGACGCCGCGGCGCAAGCGGGTATCTTCCATCATTTGATTACCTTGCCTACTTATCATACTGCGGCATTGTCTACGGATAATTTAGCGAAAGATTACTTTGGTGAAATGGGTATGTTGGGCTATGTAAAAGAAGTTCAGCGTAAAGAAATTCGTCAAGGCTTAGCCTGTGTGAAGCACCAAGACATGTCTGGATCAAACATGGGTGATGATCACAAAGAGTACTTTTCTGGAGCGCAAGCGCTTAAAGCGTCAGGCAAAGACAATACAATGAATCAATTCGCGGTCTGATTAAACGAATAATAATCTGATTGTATTGATATCAAAGGCCAGCAGTCTTCCCCCTGCTGGTCTTTTTTATTGGAAACGTTTTTTTAATTCGAGGTCATCAAACCGTCATGGCTAGCCTTTATCTTATGGTGAAAATAATCAAAGCACGGCAGTGCTATCACATTAATAGGGGTTGAAAATGACGGGTAAGATTTGGTTGGTTAGTTTGATTTCAATTGGTGTTTTATCGGGTTGTGCAAATAATGCAATGACGCAAGCGGCACCTAGTTTTGTGGATAATGTTTCGAAGCAGGGGAGTGAATTGCCTTATTCTGTATTGCGTGGGGACCTTATTGATAGCAAAACCAATCAGCCCTTTGACATTCGTAATGGTGGTTTTGGCTCTGCGATGACGGTGAATCCGAACCAATCGAATCAGTTTTACGCATTAACCGATCGTGGTCCAAACGCGAATTACACGGGCGAATACGGTAAAGGGAAAAGCTTCCCTGTAGCTTCTTATACGCCACGTATTGGTTTGTTCGAAGTAGAATCTGATGGCTCTATTTCTATGGTAAGAAGTATTTTACTCAAACGCCCAGAAGGCAGTTTAATCTCTGGTTTACCGAATACGTCTGCATTAGGTGGCACGGGTGAAACGCCGTATCATTCCAATGGACAACCCGTTTTAATGAATGACAGTAAACCTTATGACAAGGACACGAATCCTATTAAATTGGATGATTACGGTTTAGATGGTGAAGGTTTAGTCGCGCTAAAAGATGGTACATTTTGGGTGAGTGATGAGTATGGTCCCCATATTGTTCACTTTGATAGTAATGGCGTAGAAATCGGCCGAATTAACGCGTTTAAAAACGATACTCGCAATGTGTTCCATTTACCTGCCGTATTCCAACATCGTCGGGCGAATCGTGGAATGGAAGGTTTAGCCATTTCGCCAGATGAAACCACCTTGGTGGGTATTATGCAGTCGACCATGAAAAATCCAGATAAAGCGGCTCAAAAGGGCAACTTGACTCGTATCGTAACAGTGAACTTAACGGATGGTAATACTGAGCAATACTTATACCGCCAAGAAAAAGCCGAAAATGCAAATTCTGAGATTTCTACGTTGACCGCTAATCAATTTTTGGTCATTGAACGTGATGGCAGCTTCTTATTAGGTGGACCAAATGGTGAGTCTAAAGCCAACCCAAAGGCTCAGAAGCATGTGTATCGTATTGACTTAAGTACCGGTACACCGCTTTCTAGTGTTGCTTTATCGAGTTCTATCAAGCGAGATGAGAGTCACGGCTTGATGATTGATGGATTGACCTTAGAGCAATTCGCCAACACATATGGTTGGGATGCATTAGCAGAAAAAGGCATTAAACCGGTCAGTAAAGCGCTGGTGATCGACATGGTAAAAGCCGTTTCTTATCCACATGATAAAATGGAAGGCTTGTGGGTGATTGATGGCCATCACCTTGGTGTATTAAACGATGACGATTTTGCGACTTGGTCGACGAAAGGCAAACTAGAGCAAAAGCATCTTGATAGTCATACTATTGATTCGAATCGACTTTATATTATTAACGCCGATCTGATGGGCAATTAGTGACTTTAGATTAGGCTTTATGACGTTGAGTAAAGTAAAAAGGAATGCCGCAGTGCATTCCTTTTTTATGATGAGCAGTTTCTATTAATTTGATTTAGCTCATCACTCGACTCTGTACTAAGATTAAAAATTCAGTACATTATCCGCCATGGTATTGTTCCTTTCATTCACCTTGTTGTGGCGTTTGCCCTAAGAAAGATAGTATGAGTTTAGATTCGTTATTTTCTATTGCTCCCTATAGTTGGGGAGCGATTTTTACCTCTGTTTTTTGTGGCGTTATTGTTGGTTTAGAACGGCAGCTGAGAGGTAAGCCAGTGGGTATTCGAACCTCGGCTTTGATCGTCTTGGGAACCTATGTGTTTATTGCGTCGTCAATGTTTGTTGCTGCTGACATTACAGATCCATCTAGGATAATAGGGCAGGTGATTACGGGGATTGGTTTCCTTGGTGCTGGGGTGATGCTTTCAAAAGATGGAGCCGTCATCGGAGTGACTTCTGCTGCAACTATTTGGTCGCTTGCTTCCGTCGGTGTGTGTATTGCCATTGTCGATTCTTATGTGGCTATCAAACTGTCTCTCATCTTGGTTGCTATTTTATATGGAGTGGATCTTTTGGAAGAATATTCGTCTGCTTTTACTCGAGGAGTGCATTCAAAGTACAGTAGCTGGCGTAAAAGAAACTAAGACGCACTATTGTTTTATCCTATTAGAAATAGAGACCTAAGTGATGTCGTAATGTGAGTCAGTAGTAATCAAGATAAAATGAATTTTGATGAAACTAATGCCAATTGCCCCAGCATTTATTGCGTGCTTAGCCCTCCTTAAAAACACCTTTGTTTATATATTTATAACTATTGGATTGTTCTCTTTTGGTTGTGTGCTCTATTCGGACAGTTCTACGCAATTTCGTCCTTTGTCTTTGCCTCTATAAAGTGCTTTGTCCGCTCGTTTTATCATTTTAAGTGCATTGTCATGTTGGCCACGGCTATCGGTTACACCTAATGTGATGGTGATAGGAAGATTGAAATCACTGAATTTTTGTTTAGATATCACATTTTTAAGGTCATCAGCGATGAGTGCAGCCTGATTCTTTGTGGTATTTGGGAGAATGACAATAAACTCTTCACCACCAAACCGAGCAATGATGTCGCGCTTTCTCAGTGTGCTTGAAAGAATATTAGCGACTTCAATTAAACATATATCTCCAACGTCATGTCCGTATCTATCATTTATTTTTTTAAAGTAGTCAATATCAATTAGGATAAGACTTAAAGGTGAAGAGGCAATCGCTGTCTCCTCTAGCTCTTTGCTAAAGAGGGTGTTTAAGCCGCGTCTGTTAAGTAATCCAGTCAGTGGGTCTAGAGTGTTTTCTTCTTTGAGTTGCTTGGTTACTTCAGTGTAGCGTTGAAGAAAGAAGTGCCCAAAAAAAGCACTTAAAATAATGGAAATAGTAAGCCAAAAGCCACGAGCCGTAGACATCTCTTTGGAATAGACTCCGCCAGTTAAGTCTACAATATACTCACTAAATATGGTCGCCAAAATAGTACCTGCCACGAGGGTAATTGTAAGAGCCAAAGATTCACGATGCCCACCGAGAAGCGCTGCCAAAATTGGATAAAGTGGCAAAAAGTAGACCATTTGGCTATTAACACCACCGGATATTGCAAGAGTAGGAAGGATAATAATAAGGGCGATTAATAAAGAGAGGGTAGTCTCCCATTTTGGAAATAGGTTAAATCGCACTACAAAATAAAATCCAGTAATTAAAAATAACTCGGCAATACCAATCCACATAAAATAAATCGGCAAATCAATAAAGAAGGGTCTACAAATCAGCGAAAATACGATGGTAGTAAAGACGAGTTCTATGATTCTCAGAGTGAACTTATGGCTGAGTTCGGTTTGGATATTGTTAGACATGATAATGTGAAGTTGTTCCTGATACGGTTAATAGCAATGATTATTATTTTTCTATTTGATTGTTTAGTAAACATATTATTGATTGATCATACCCTAGATTCAAAGACTTATTAGTATCTTTCCTATTATTTTCAGTGTCGAGCGTGAGTGTTGTTACCGAGGAAAGAAGACAAAATTCAGCAAGTTCTTCGAAAGTGGAGAAGACTCAGTAAATTAGATAGAGCAGTATGTTAGATTGACTGACTACACTGTTTTTGTTGTAAGGAGTATTTTGTGGGATTGAAGAATCGGATTGTCGCGAGTAGTGTTCTGTCTGTTTGTGTGATGGCGTTACCGGTCCAGGCGGCGACATTTGAAGTACCAAGATCGTTTGAAATTATGTACGTTGACCTTGAAGGTGCAAGGCAGTTCGGTAACGACTTTAAGGTCGAGGTTGATGAAGGTCAGCACCAAATTGTCGTACGATTTAATAAATTGTTACGCAGTGGTGGGGATACGCAAGCGTATCAGTCTGAACCAATTGTGCTGGATTTACAATTTGGAAAGAATGATTATTTCACGGTGAAAGCGCCCTATGTTTCGACGAAAAAGCAGGCAGAGGCTTACTCCAAGGCACCTACGTTTAGCCTTTTTGATGATCGCAGTGGCAAAGAAGTAGACTATCAACACCAAATATTACCGGTGAAGTCTGGGTTTCAAAATACGCGTGATTACGTTACCGAAATTGAACGCCTTACGGCAAAAAACCAACCAATTATAAATGATGCTCCTGTCTTAGCTCCGGTTATTTTGACACAAAATGTTGCTCTAGAAATGATGCAGTTTTGGTATAACCGGTCTGATGACGCGACTCGTAAAGAGGTGCGTATTTGGATAGCGGATGATTTGTATAAATCAACGGTGTCCAATATTCAGCTAGAAATGTCGCAGTTTTGGTTTAATAAAGCCGACAGAGAAGCAAAAAAAGCGTTCCAAGCTTGGCTTGTAGAATGATATTTTAAGTTCAAGAGAGTTCAGTGTAAAAAAAACGCCCAGCGAATGCTGGGCGTTTTTTTCGTGTTTTAATAAAGAATACTGTCTCAGAAGATTAAGCAACGGCATCCGTTCTAGCGATTCTTTGATTGAATTTTCCATTCACCCAAAGAGCTAATAGGATAATACTGCCGCCAATAGCCAACCGAACGATGTCTGCGTCTCGGTTCCAGAAAACCACGTTGACGATAATGCCTGTTGGGATGAGTAGGTTGTTCGCAATAGCCAATGTTCCTACATCCACTGTTGTTGCGCCTTTATTCCAAGCAAAGTAGCCTAACCCAGAAGCGACAATGCCAAGGTACGTTAAAATAGACCACTGAAGTGTCGTTGTTGGCAGTTTGTCTGGGTTACCTAATACTAAGTAGCATGGAATAACGACAGCAAGAGCACCGATAAAAAACCAACCGAAAACGGTGCGCTGTGACAGATCGGGGCGTTCTTTTGCAATAATACGTTTATAACCTACTTGTCCTGCTGCGAAGCAAACATTGGCGCCCTGTACAATGAGTAAACCTTTAATAAAGCCTTCATCGATACCTTGGTAACGAATGGCTACCGCACCTAAAATAGCGAGCAGTGCGCTAAGAGCAAAGCCAATATTAAAGCGTCTATCCAGTAAGTCATTAATAAGGGTGACGTAAAGAGGTGTCATGACGGTGAACAGTAATACTTCGGGAACAGAGAGGTACAAGAAGGATTGGTAATAAAATCCGTACATGATGCCAAGCTGTAAAGCCCCGCACACCATTAATTTTAAAGCGGTTTTAGCTTCAATGTCACGTAGCTTTAAAAAAGGTAGAAAGACAATCGTGGCGAGCGCTACGCGCATTAACACAGAAAACCAAGCATCGACTTGACCAGCGAGATAAACGCCAATCAAACTAAACGAGAATGCCCATAAAAGGGTGACGGCAATAAGTATTGGCATGAGAATGGATTCCACTTAGATAATTTTGACGTAAGTTTAACGATTTACTCCCCGTAGGTAAATTAGTTTACTTTTTTTAATTTTGAAGTTTACTAATTGATGAGAGCGTCACAATCGTTGTTATTTTTTATGTTTATATCAAGACAAAAAATGGTCTATTGCTTTTGTTGAGGAGGTTGCTTGTGCGCCTTAAATTTTAGGATTGAAAGGGCGATAACGTTTTTAATTTTGCGGATTTGATATAGGCTACTTTGCTTCGTTAGATATGAATTGGAAAGATGATGATATTGGCGTTAGAGTCAGGTTTTGAAAGCCGTTGTCAGGTATTTTTACACACACAGGGAGCAGCGGATGTTGCCCACGATTTAAGTCATATTTATCGTGTGGTCAAAACAGCCAAACAACTGGCTACGGAAGAGGAGGCGGATTTGGCTGTGGTGATTCCTGCAGCGTGGTTACATGATTGCGTGTCTTTACCGAAGAATCATCCTGAACGACATCTTGCTTCGACTTTGGCTGCGGACAAAGCCATTGAGTTTCTTAAATCGATTGATTACCCCTGTGAATACTTTGAATCAATTCACCATTCCATACGTGCTCACAGTTTTAGCGCTAATGTTTCTCTTAAAAGCCTAGAAGCTAAAATAGTACAAGACGCTGATCGCTTGGATGCGTTGGGAGCCGTTGGTATTGCACGTTGTATGCAGGTGAGCGGTGCGCTCAATAGAACTTTATATTCACTTGATGATCCGTTGTGTGAAATGCGTCAGCCGGATGATGAGCGTTATTCAATAGACCATTTTTATAATAAACTTTTTCGTATTGCGGATAGTCTCAATACACCGTCAGCTCAAGCAGAAGGGAGGCGCCGCGAAGCCGTAATGCGAGTGTTTTTACAACAATTGGCGCTGGAAATTTAGTTCATGAATTGTTTAAGTGTTTACTTTGAAAATACTGAATTTTAACGTGTTTTTGCTTTTAAAATATTTAACGTAAAAGTGCGACTGATTTGATTTGAGCTATGACAGTTTGACCTTTTTGAAGCTTTAGTTTGTGGGCGGATAATGTGGTTATTCTGGCTAACATTGGGGTGTCGCCAGCTAAGAGCCGAACCATGATCATGCTAGGGTCTTTGGTATCTGCAATCATGTCATCAATTTTAACCGTTAGTCGGTTTAGAATGCTTGAATCGTCATGTTGACTGAGGGATAGGCTCACATCTTTCGATTGAATTCTTAAACGCAGAGTATCTCCTAGTTTTTCATTTCCTTGCTTAACGGCAATAACGTGGTTTTCAAAACTGATCCATGAAAGCCCCCATTCTGCTTCTTGTCGTGTGACGACACCTGATATCACAACACTGGCGTCTTGATACCGAGAAAATGAGGTGCCGAGTTTGCCCAGTAATGTTTGTGTTTTTCCTTCTTCTATTACCTTACCTTTTTCTAAGACAACCATATAATCCGCTAACCGAATGACTTCATCTAATGAGTGACTGACGTAAATGATAGGGATTTTTGCACGCTGACAGATTTGTTCTAGATAAGGGAGAATTTCTTGCTTTAAGGCATCGTCTAACGCGGCCAACGGCTCGTCCATCAGCAGGAGTTTAGGTTGAATGAGTAGTGCTCTGGCGATGGCAACTCGTTGGCGCTCACCACCAGACAGTTGCGATGGGTATTGTGGAAGCACAGACTCAATACCCATTAATTGAATGATCTCTGAATAGGAGATAACGGATTGGTTCTTATCGGCCCGTTTTATGGCAAATTGTAGGTTCTCTTGCGCGGTAAGGTGAGGGAATAAATTCGCGTCTTGGAATACGTAGCCTATTGGTCGCTTGTGAGAAGGCAATGGTGTTTTACTAGTTTGCCATGGTTCGCCATTGAGGCTTATGTGGCTTTTTGAGCTTTTTTC includes the following:
- a CDS encoding isocitrate lyase: MQTYNNKTQQASNTINQQGPTWAAMNPEFVARMQLQNRFNTGLDIAKYTAKIMREDMASYDKDSANYTQSLGCWHGFIGQQKMISIKKHFGTTRSRYLYLSGWMVAAMRSEFGPLPDQSMHEKTSVPALIEELYTFLKQADARELQHLFKEMDDAREAGDQVREQAAQNKIDNFETHVVPIIADIDAGFGNEEATYLLAKKMIEAGACCIQIENQVSDAKQCGHQDGKVTVPHEDFLAKINAVRYAFMELGVDDGVIVARTDSLGAGLTQKIPVSQTAGDLAEQYNAFIDGEEVTSLEQMKSGDMAIKLGDRLIKPTRLANGLVRFKPNTGEDRVVLDCITSLQNGADLLWIETEKPHIGQIASIVNRIRDVMPNAKLVYNNSPSFNWTLNFRQQVFDAWLAEGKDVAQYQREKLMSQDYDATPLAAEADERIRCFQKDAAAQAGIFHHLITLPTYHTAALSTDNLAKDYFGEMGMLGYVKEVQRKEIRQGLACVKHQDMSGSNMGDDHKEYFSGAQALKASGKDNTMNQFAV
- a CDS encoding esterase-like activity of phytase family protein, whose product is MTGKIWLVSLISIGVLSGCANNAMTQAAPSFVDNVSKQGSELPYSVLRGDLIDSKTNQPFDIRNGGFGSAMTVNPNQSNQFYALTDRGPNANYTGEYGKGKSFPVASYTPRIGLFEVESDGSISMVRSILLKRPEGSLISGLPNTSALGGTGETPYHSNGQPVLMNDSKPYDKDTNPIKLDDYGLDGEGLVALKDGTFWVSDEYGPHIVHFDSNGVEIGRINAFKNDTRNVFHLPAVFQHRRANRGMEGLAISPDETTLVGIMQSTMKNPDKAAQKGNLTRIVTVNLTDGNTEQYLYRQEKAENANSEISTLTANQFLVIERDGSFLLGGPNGESKANPKAQKHVYRIDLSTGTPLSSVALSSSIKRDESHGLMIDGLTLEQFANTYGWDALAEKGIKPVSKALVIDMVKAVSYPHDKMEGLWVIDGHHLGVLNDDDFATWSTKGKLEQKHLDSHTIDSNRLYIINADLMGN
- a CDS encoding MgtC/SapB family protein, producing the protein MSLDSLFSIAPYSWGAIFTSVFCGVIVGLERQLRGKPVGIRTSALIVLGTYVFIASSMFVAADITDPSRIIGQVITGIGFLGAGVMLSKDGAVIGVTSAATIWSLASVGVCIAIVDSYVAIKLSLILVAILYGVDLLEEYSSAFTRGVHSKYSSWRKRN
- a CDS encoding GGDEF domain-containing protein: MSNNIQTELSHKFTLRIIELVFTTIVFSLICRPFFIDLPIYFMWIGIAELFLITGFYFVVRFNLFPKWETTLSLLIALIIILPTLAISGGVNSQMVYFLPLYPILAALLGGHRESLALTITLVAGTILATIFSEYIVDLTGGVYSKEMSTARGFWLTISIILSAFFGHFFLQRYTEVTKQLKEENTLDPLTGLLNRRGLNTLFSKELEETAIASSPLSLILIDIDYFKKINDRYGHDVGDICLIEVANILSSTLRKRDIIARFGGEEFIVILPNTTKNQAALIADDLKNVISKQKFSDFNLPITITLGVTDSRGQHDNALKMIKRADKALYRGKDKGRNCVELSE
- a CDS encoding YccT family protein, encoding MGLKNRIVASSVLSVCVMALPVQAATFEVPRSFEIMYVDLEGARQFGNDFKVEVDEGQHQIVVRFNKLLRSGGDTQAYQSEPIVLDLQFGKNDYFTVKAPYVSTKKQAEAYSKAPTFSLFDDRSGKEVDYQHQILPVKSGFQNTRDYVTEIERLTAKNQPIINDAPVLAPVILTQNVALEMMQFWYNRSDDATRKEVRIWIADDLYKSTVSNIQLEMSQFWFNKADREAKKAFQAWLVE
- a CDS encoding carboxylate/amino acid/amine transporter, with protein sequence MPILIAVTLLWAFSFSLIGVYLAGQVDAWFSVLMRVALATIVFLPFLKLRDIEAKTALKLMVCGALQLGIMYGFYYQSFLYLSVPEVLLFTVMTPLYVTLINDLLDRRFNIGFALSALLAILGAVAIRYQGIDEGFIKGLLIVQGANVCFAAGQVGYKRIIAKERPDLSQRTVFGWFFIGALAVVIPCYLVLGNPDKLPTTTLQWSILTYLGIVASGLGYFAWNKGATTVDVGTLAIANNLLIPTGIIVNVVFWNRDADIVRLAIGGSIILLALWVNGKFNQRIARTDAVA
- a CDS encoding HD domain-containing protein; translated protein: MALESGFESRCQVFLHTQGAADVAHDLSHIYRVVKTAKQLATEEEADLAVVIPAAWLHDCVSLPKNHPERHLASTLAADKAIEFLKSIDYPCEYFESIHHSIRAHSFSANVSLKSLEAKIVQDADRLDALGAVGIARCMQVSGALNRTLYSLDDPLCEMRQPDDERYSIDHFYNKLFRIADSLNTPSAQAEGRRREAVMRVFLQQLALEI
- the modC gene encoding molybdenum ABC transporter ATP-binding protein, giving the protein MTLGPPANTLHIRIEQQREGTPGFRLDVDLQIPSVGVTALFGPSGSGKTTLLRCISGLEKSSKSHISLNGEPWQTSKTPLPSHKRPIGYVFQDANLFPHLTAQENLQFAIKRADKNQSVISYSEIIQLMGIESVLPQYPSQLSGGERQRVAIARALLIQPKLLLMDEPLAALDDALKQEILPYLEQICQRAKIPIIYVSHSLDEVIRLADYMVVLEKGKVIEEGKTQTLLGKLGTSFSRYQDASVVISGVVTRQEAEWGLSWISFENHVIAVKQGNEKLGDTLRLRIQSKDVSLSLSQHDDSSILNRLTVKIDDMIADTKDPSMIMVRLLAGDTPMLARITTLSAHKLKLQKGQTVIAQIKSVALLR